A single genomic interval of Bradyrhizobium sp. sBnM-33 harbors:
- the rplJ gene encoding 50S ribosomal protein L10 — protein MERAAKKDAVEALNEVFKTTSVAVVAHYSGLTVAQMQKLRTQMKQAGASVKVSKNRLAKIALEGTDVVAIGSLLKGPTVIATSNDPVAAPKVAMEFAKTNERFVILGGSMGKTVLDVNGVKALASLPSLDELRGKLVGLLVAPATKIAQLSTAPAAKLARVVQAYASKSEAA, from the coding sequence GTGGAAAGAGCGGCAAAAAAGGACGCGGTTGAGGCGCTGAACGAGGTCTTCAAGACCACGAGCGTTGCAGTCGTCGCCCATTATTCCGGCCTCACCGTGGCCCAGATGCAGAAGCTGCGTACGCAGATGAAGCAGGCGGGCGCGTCGGTGAAGGTCTCGAAGAACCGTCTCGCTAAAATTGCTCTTGAAGGCACGGACGTCGTTGCCATCGGGTCCCTTTTGAAGGGGCCGACCGTGATCGCGACTTCAAACGATCCGGTAGCGGCGCCGAAGGTTGCCATGGAGTTCGCCAAGACGAACGAGCGGTTCGTCATTCTCGGCGGCTCGATGGGTAAAACCGTCCTGGATGTGAACGGCGTGAAGGCACTTGCCTCCTTGCCGTCGCTGGACGAACTGCGCGGCAAGCTTGTCGGCCTCCTGGTGGCGCCGGCGACCAAGATCGCTCAGCTCTCCACTGCGCCCGCGGCCAAGCTCGCGCGCGTCGTCCAGGCCTATGCCTCAAAGAGCGAAGCGGCCTGA
- the rplK gene encoding 50S ribosomal protein L11: protein MAKKVTGYLKLQVPAGAANPSPPIGPALGQRGLNIMEFCKAFNAQTQKEEKNTPIPVIITIYADRSFTFEMKTPPMSYFLKQAAKIQSGSKTPGRDKAGQVTKAQVREIAEKKMKDLNCDSVESAMKMVEGSARSMGLEVAG, encoded by the coding sequence ATGGCAAAGAAAGTGACCGGATACCTGAAGCTTCAGGTCCCGGCCGGTGCGGCAAATCCGTCGCCCCCGATCGGTCCCGCGCTTGGTCAGCGCGGCCTCAACATCATGGAATTCTGCAAGGCGTTCAACGCGCAGACGCAGAAGGAAGAAAAGAACACCCCGATCCCGGTAATCATCACCATCTATGCGGACCGTTCCTTCACCTTCGAGATGAAGACGCCGCCGATGTCCTACTTCCTCAAGCAGGCTGCCAAGATCCAGTCCGGCTCGAAAACTCCGGGCCGCGACAAGGCGGGCCAGGTGACCAAAGCGCAGGTGCGCGAGATCGCCGAGAAGAAGATGAAGGATCTCAATTGCGATTCCGTCGAATCGGCCATGAAGATGGTCGAGGGCTCCGCCCGTTCGATGGGTCTGGAAGTTGCGGGGTAA
- a CDS encoding 2-hydroxyacid dehydrogenase has product MPEKVLIYSRFPKAQMERFGERFELLNAAGKAPNEVFSADQLADIRALITAGGTPLRSEAMDMMPKLGAIICYGTGYDGVDLDAAAKRNIAVGHSPGANAASVADIAITLMLAATRRLLVADDYVRGGSWAAAKPSPMMRPQAGMLGRKIGVYGMGEIGRKIASRAAAFETEVGYFSRSRHDVPYRYLPSLDALAEWCSVLMIAVRAGADTHHVVDANILRKLGKDGYVVNISRGSVIDQPALIAALTDQTIAGAGLDVYEKEPHAPDALTALPNVVLSPHIGGHTLESHVAMQDCVLANLDAFFAGKRLPYPVPLA; this is encoded by the coding sequence ATGCCCGAGAAAGTCCTGATCTATTCGCGTTTTCCCAAAGCCCAGATGGAACGTTTTGGCGAGCGCTTCGAGTTGTTGAACGCCGCGGGCAAGGCGCCCAACGAGGTGTTCTCGGCCGATCAGCTCGCCGACATTCGCGCGCTGATCACGGCGGGCGGGACGCCGCTTCGCAGCGAGGCGATGGACATGATGCCGAAACTGGGCGCGATCATCTGCTACGGCACCGGCTATGACGGCGTCGACCTCGACGCTGCGGCGAAGCGCAACATCGCCGTCGGCCACAGCCCCGGCGCCAATGCGGCGTCAGTCGCCGATATCGCGATCACGCTGATGTTGGCGGCCACGCGGCGGCTGCTCGTGGCTGACGACTATGTGCGCGGCGGGAGTTGGGCGGCCGCAAAACCGTCGCCGATGATGCGCCCGCAAGCCGGGATGCTCGGCCGCAAGATCGGCGTCTACGGCATGGGCGAGATCGGCCGCAAGATTGCCTCGCGGGCTGCCGCGTTCGAGACCGAGGTCGGCTATTTTAGCCGCAGCCGGCACGATGTGCCGTATCGGTATTTACCGAGCCTGGATGCGCTGGCCGAATGGTGCAGTGTCCTGATGATCGCGGTGCGGGCAGGAGCGGATACCCATCACGTTGTCGATGCCAATATTCTGCGCAAGCTCGGCAAGGATGGTTACGTCGTCAACATTTCGCGCGGCTCGGTGATCGACCAGCCTGCGCTGATTGCGGCGCTGACCGATCAGACCATCGCCGGCGCGGGCCTCGACGTCTACGAGAAGGAGCCGCATGCGCCGGACGCCCTGACGGCGCTGCCCAATGTCGTGCTCTCGCCGCACATCGGCGGTCATACGCTGGAGTCGCATGTGGCGATGCAGGATTGCGTGTTGGCCAATCTCGATGCGTTTTTTGCCGGCAAGCGCCTGCCTTACCCGGTGCCGCTCGCCTGA
- the rpoB gene encoding DNA-directed RNA polymerase subunit beta, whose amino-acid sequence MAQQTFTGRKRVRKFFGHIKEVAEMPNLIEVQKASYDQFLMVDEPPGGRLDEGLQAVFRSVFPISDFSGTSMLEFVRYEFEPPKYDVDECRQRGMTYAAPLKVTLRLIVFDIDEETGAKSVKDIKEQDVYMGDIPLMTMNGTFVVNGTERVIVSQMHRSPGVFFDHDKGKTHSSGKLLFAARVIPYRGSWLDIEFDAKDIVFARIDRRRKIPVTSLMYALGLDGEQILSTFYKKINFKRAKDGWRVPFDAARFRGYSTINDLIDADTGKVVLEAGKKLTVRAARQLQEKGLKALRLSDEELIGNYLAEDLVNPKTGEIYAEAGEELTEKSLKALNEQGYKELPLLDIDHVNVGAYIRNTLHADKNMTREDALFDIYRVMRPGEPPTIDSAQTMFQSLFFDAERYDLSAVGRVKMNMRLELDAPDTHRTLRKEDILAVIKTLVDLRDGKGEIDDIDHLGNRRVRSVGELMENQYRIGLLRMERAIKERMSSVDIDTVMPQDLINAKPAAAAVREFFGSSQLSQFMDQTNPLSEITHKRRLSALGPGGLTRERAGFEVRDVHPTHYGRICPIETPEGPNIGLINSLATFARVNKYGFVETPYRKVKDGRVTDEVVYLSAMEEGRYRVAQANVPLDAKGRFTEDLIVCRHAGEVLPITPDKVDYMDVSPKQLVSVAAALIPFLENDDANRALMGSNMQRQAVPLVRAEAPFVGTGMEGVVARDSGAAIAARRSGVVDQIDATRVVIRATEDLDPTKSGVDIYRLMKYQRSNQSTCINQRPLVKVGDIVKKGDIIADGPSTDLGELALGRNVLVAFMPWNGYNFEDSILLSERIVKDDVFTSIHIEEFEVMARDTKLGPEEITRDIPNVSEEALKNLDEAGIVYIGAEVRAGDILVGKITPKGESPMTPEEKLLRAIFGEKASDVRDTSLRVPPGVQGTIVEVRVFNRHGVDKDERALAIEREEIERLAKDRDDEQAILDRNVYGRLAELLENRQGIAGPKGFKKDTKITRAVLEEYPKSQWWMFASPNDKLMAEIEAMRKQYDESKKGLEQRFLDKVEKLQRGDELPPGVMKMVKVFVAVKRKIQPGDKMAGRHGNKGVVSKIVPIEDMPFLEDGTHADIVLNPLGVPSRMNVGQILETHLGWACAGLGKRIGQTIDGYYQKQDLKPLRETLKKIYGDDETIKTLNDNELMELGRNLSHGVPIATPVFDGAKEADIEEMLKLAGFDASGQSTVYDGRTGDAFDRKVTVGYIYMLKLHHLVDDKIHARSIGPYSLVTQQPLGGKAQFGGQRFGEMEVWALEAYGAAYTLQEMLTVKSDDVAGRTKVYEAIVRGDDTFEAGIPESFNVLVKEMRSLGLNVDLHNSKMGPAPTSEAAE is encoded by the coding sequence ATGGCGCAGCAGACATTCACCGGTCGCAAACGGGTCCGCAAGTTCTTCGGACACATCAAGGAAGTCGCCGAGATGCCGAACCTGATCGAGGTTCAGAAGGCATCCTATGACCAGTTCCTGATGGTCGATGAACCTCCGGGCGGCCGGCTGGACGAGGGCCTGCAGGCGGTGTTCCGCTCGGTGTTCCCGATCTCGGATTTCTCCGGCACCTCGATGCTGGAGTTCGTCCGCTACGAATTCGAGCCGCCGAAATACGACGTGGACGAGTGCCGCCAGCGCGGCATGACCTATGCTGCGCCGCTGAAGGTGACGCTGCGCCTGATCGTGTTCGATATCGATGAGGAAACCGGCGCCAAGTCGGTCAAGGACATCAAGGAGCAGGACGTCTACATGGGCGATATCCCGCTCATGACCATGAACGGCACCTTCGTCGTCAACGGTACCGAGCGCGTCATCGTCTCGCAGATGCACCGGTCGCCGGGCGTGTTCTTCGACCACGACAAGGGCAAGACCCATTCGTCCGGCAAGCTGTTGTTTGCCGCGCGCGTGATTCCGTATCGCGGTTCCTGGCTCGACATCGAGTTCGACGCCAAGGACATCGTGTTCGCGCGCATCGACCGCCGCCGCAAGATCCCCGTGACCTCGCTGATGTACGCGCTCGGTCTCGACGGCGAGCAGATCCTGTCGACGTTCTACAAGAAGATCAATTTCAAGCGCGCCAAGGACGGCTGGCGCGTGCCGTTCGACGCCGCCCGTTTCCGCGGCTACTCGACCATCAACGACCTGATCGACGCCGATACCGGCAAGGTGGTGCTGGAGGCCGGCAAGAAGCTGACCGTGCGCGCCGCGCGCCAGTTGCAGGAAAAGGGCCTGAAAGCCCTGCGCCTGTCGGATGAAGAGCTGATCGGCAACTATCTCGCCGAGGATCTCGTCAATCCGAAGACCGGTGAAATCTACGCCGAGGCCGGCGAGGAGCTCACCGAGAAGTCGCTGAAGGCGCTCAACGAGCAGGGCTACAAGGAGCTGCCGCTGCTCGACATCGACCACGTCAATGTCGGCGCCTACATCCGCAACACACTGCATGCCGACAAGAACATGACGCGTGAAGACGCGCTGTTCGACATCTACCGCGTGATGCGTCCGGGCGAGCCGCCGACGATCGATTCGGCCCAGACCATGTTCCAGTCGCTGTTCTTCGACGCCGAGCGTTACGACCTGTCCGCGGTCGGCCGCGTCAAGATGAACATGCGCCTCGAGCTCGACGCGCCCGACACCCATCGCACGCTGCGCAAGGAAGACATCCTGGCCGTCATCAAGACGCTGGTCGACCTTCGCGATGGTAAGGGCGAGATCGATGACATCGACCATCTCGGCAACCGCCGTGTGCGTTCGGTCGGCGAGTTGATGGAGAACCAGTACCGCATCGGCCTCCTTCGCATGGAGCGCGCCATCAAGGAGCGCATGTCCAGCGTCGACATCGACACCGTGATGCCGCAGGACCTGATCAACGCCAAGCCGGCGGCTGCCGCGGTGCGCGAGTTCTTCGGCTCGTCCCAGCTCTCGCAGTTCATGGACCAGACCAACCCGCTGTCGGAGATCACCCACAAGCGCCGTCTGTCGGCGCTTGGACCGGGCGGTCTGACCCGCGAGCGCGCCGGCTTCGAAGTCCGCGACGTGCATCCGACCCATTACGGCCGCATCTGCCCGATCGAGACGCCGGAAGGTCCGAACATCGGCCTGATCAACTCGCTGGCGACGTTCGCGCGCGTCAACAAGTACGGCTTCGTCGAAACGCCCTACCGCAAGGTGAAGGACGGCCGCGTCACCGACGAGGTCGTGTATCTCTCGGCGATGGAGGAGGGGCGCTATCGCGTCGCGCAGGCCAATGTGCCGCTCGATGCCAAGGGCCGCTTCACCGAAGACCTGATCGTCTGCCGTCATGCCGGCGAAGTGCTGCCGATCACGCCGGACAAGGTCGATTATATGGACGTGTCGCCGAAGCAGCTCGTCTCGGTGGCCGCGGCGCTGATCCCGTTCCTCGAGAACGACGACGCCAACCGCGCGCTGATGGGCTCGAACATGCAGCGCCAGGCGGTGCCGCTGGTTCGCGCCGAGGCGCCGTTCGTCGGCACCGGCATGGAAGGCGTGGTGGCCCGTGACTCCGGTGCTGCCATCGCCGCCCGCCGTTCCGGCGTGGTCGACCAGATCGACGCCACCCGCGTCGTGATCCGCGCCACAGAAGATCTCGATCCGACCAAGTCGGGCGTCGATATCTACCGGCTGATGAAGTACCAGCGCTCCAACCAGTCGACCTGCATCAACCAGCGTCCGCTGGTGAAGGTCGGCGACATCGTCAAGAAGGGTGACATCATTGCCGACGGTCCGTCGACCGATCTCGGCGAGCTCGCGCTCGGCCGCAACGTGCTGGTCGCGTTCATGCCGTGGAACGGCTACAACTTCGAAGACTCGATCCTGCTCTCCGAGCGGATCGTGAAGGACGACGTCTTCACCTCGATCCACATCGAGGAGTTCGAGGTGATGGCCCGCGACACCAAGCTCGGACCTGAGGAAATCACCCGCGACATTCCGAACGTCTCGGAAGAAGCGCTGAAGAACCTCGACGAAGCCGGCATCGTCTATATCGGCGCCGAAGTCCGCGCCGGCGACATCCTGGTCGGCAAGATCACGCCGAAGGGCGAGAGCCCGATGACGCCGGAAGAAAAGCTTTTGCGCGCCATCTTCGGCGAAAAGGCTTCCGACGTCCGCGACACCTCGCTGCGCGTGCCTCCGGGCGTGCAGGGCACGATCGTGGAAGTGCGCGTGTTCAACCGCCACGGCGTCGACAAGGACGAGCGTGCGCTGGCGATCGAGCGCGAAGAGATCGAGCGTCTGGCCAAGGACCGCGACGACGAGCAGGCGATCCTCGACCGTAACGTTTACGGCCGCCTCGCCGAGCTCCTGGAAAACCGCCAGGGCATCGCGGGTCCGAAGGGCTTCAAGAAGGACACCAAGATCACGCGCGCCGTGCTCGAGGAGTATCCGAAGTCGCAGTGGTGGATGTTTGCGTCACCGAACGACAAGCTGATGGCCGAAATCGAGGCGATGCGGAAGCAGTACGACGAATCGAAGAAGGGCCTAGAACAGCGCTTCCTCGACAAGGTCGAAAAGCTGCAGCGTGGCGACGAATTGCCGCCCGGCGTGATGAAGATGGTCAAGGTCTTCGTCGCGGTGAAGCGCAAGATCCAGCCCGGCGACAAGATGGCCGGCCGCCACGGCAACAAAGGTGTGGTGTCCAAGATCGTTCCGATCGAGGACATGCCGTTCCTCGAGGACGGTACGCATGCGGACATCGTGCTCAATCCGCTCGGCGTGCCCTCGCGCATGAACGTCGGCCAGATTCTGGAGACGCATCTCGGTTGGGCCTGCGCCGGTCTCGGCAAGCGCATCGGCCAGACCATCGACGGCTATTATCAGAAGCAGGATCTCAAGCCGCTGCGCGAGACCCTGAAGAAGATCTATGGCGACGATGAAACCATCAAGACGCTCAACGACAACGAGCTGATGGAGCTGGGCCGCAATCTGAGCCACGGCGTGCCGATCGCGACGCCGGTGTTCGACGGTGCCAAGGAAGCCGACATCGAGGAGATGCTGAAGCTCGCGGGCTTCGACGCCTCCGGCCAGTCGACCGTCTATGACGGCCGCACCGGCGACGCCTTTGATCGCAAGGTGACGGTGGGCTACATCTACATGCTCAAGCTGCACCATCTGGTCGACGACAAGATCCACGCGCGTTCGATCGGTCCGTACTCGCTCGTCACCCAGCAGCCGCTGGGCGGCAAGGCGCAGTTCGGCGGCCAGCGTTTCGGCGAAATGGAGGTGTGGGCGCTGGAAGCCTACGGCGCGGCCTACACGCTGCAGGAAATGCTGACCGTGAAGTCGGACGACGTCGCCGGCCGTACCAAGGTGTACGAGGCGATTGTGCGCGGCGACGACACGTTCGAGGCGGGTATTCCGGAATCGTTCAACGTGCTGGTCAAGGAAATGCGCTCGCTCGGCCTCAACGTCGACCTGCACAATTCCAAGATGGGACCGGCGCCGACGTCCGAGGCGGCTGAGTAA
- the nusG gene encoding transcription termination/antitermination protein NusG, whose translation MDKRWYIVHAYSNFEKKVAESIREQAKQRGLEELFDQVLVPTEKVTEVRRGRKIDAERKFFPGYVLVKMKLTDEAFHLIKNTPKVTGFLGAENKPMPISESEAMRILHQVQEGVERPKASVSFEIGENVRVADGPFASFSGVVEEIDEARSRVKVAVSIFGRATPVELEFGQVEKV comes from the coding sequence ATGGACAAGCGCTGGTATATCGTTCACGCCTACTCGAACTTCGAGAAGAAGGTGGCGGAATCGATCCGGGAGCAGGCGAAGCAGCGCGGCCTCGAGGAACTGTTCGACCAGGTGCTGGTGCCGACTGAAAAGGTTACCGAGGTGCGCCGCGGCCGCAAGATCGACGCCGAGCGCAAGTTCTTCCCGGGCTACGTGCTGGTGAAGATGAAACTGACCGACGAGGCGTTCCATCTCATCAAGAACACGCCGAAGGTGACGGGCTTCCTCGGCGCCGAAAACAAGCCGATGCCGATCTCCGAGTCCGAGGCGATGCGGATCCTGCACCAGGTGCAGGAAGGTGTCGAACGGCCGAAGGCGTCGGTGTCGTTCGAAATCGGCGAGAACGTCCGCGTCGCCGATGGCCCGTTCGCGTCGTTCTCCGGCGTGGTTGAAGAAATTGACGAGGCGCGTTCGCGCGTGAAGGTCGCGGTGTCGATCTTCGGCCGCGCCACGCCGGTCGAACTGGAATTCGGTCAGGTCGAGAAGGTCTGA
- the secE gene encoding preprotein translocase subunit SecE, with protein sequence MAFSPFKFLQEVRSETAKVTWPTRRETTITTIMVFVMVALASIFFFMSDLIIRYVVTFLLGVQ encoded by the coding sequence ATGGCTTTCAGCCCGTTCAAATTCCTGCAGGAAGTGCGCTCGGAGACCGCCAAGGTCACTTGGCCGACCCGCCGCGAGACGACGATCACCACGATCATGGTGTTCGTGATGGTTGCCTTGGCTTCGATCTTTTTCTTCATGTCGGATTTGATCATCCGCTACGTGGTCACCTTCCTGCTGGGCGTCCAATGA
- the rplA gene encoding 50S ribosomal protein L1, with translation MAIGKRLKKVREGIDREKLYPLADAIKMVKERATSKFDETIEIAINLGVDPRHADQMVRGVVNLPNGTGRTLRVGVFARGAKADEAKAAGADVVGAEDLVEKVQGGTIDFDRCIATPDMMPLVGRLGKVLGPRGMMPNPKIGTVTMDVTSAVKGAKGGSVEFRVEKAGIVQAGVGKASFSEEKLVQNVKALADAVAKAKPAGAKGTYIQRVAVSSTMGPGVKVEPGTLLG, from the coding sequence ATGGCAATCGGAAAACGTTTGAAGAAGGTCCGTGAGGGCATCGACCGCGAGAAGCTCTATCCGCTCGCGGATGCCATCAAGATGGTCAAGGAACGCGCCACGTCGAAGTTCGACGAGACGATCGAGATCGCGATCAATCTCGGCGTCGACCCGCGCCACGCCGACCAGATGGTTCGCGGCGTCGTCAACCTGCCGAACGGCACCGGCCGCACGCTGCGCGTCGGCGTGTTCGCCCGTGGCGCCAAAGCGGACGAAGCCAAGGCTGCCGGTGCTGACGTCGTCGGCGCCGAAGACCTGGTCGAGAAGGTCCAGGGCGGCACGATCGACTTCGACCGTTGTATCGCAACCCCCGACATGATGCCGCTGGTTGGCCGCCTCGGTAAGGTGCTCGGCCCGCGCGGCATGATGCCGAACCCGAAGATCGGCACCGTGACGATGGACGTCACGTCAGCCGTGAAGGGCGCCAAGGGCGGCTCGGTCGAATTCCGCGTCGAAAAGGCCGGCATCGTGCAGGCCGGTGTCGGCAAGGCGTCGTTCTCCGAGGAAAAGCTGGTGCAGAACGTGAAAGCGCTGGCGGATGCGGTGGCAAAAGCAAAGCCGGCCGGCGCCAAGGGCACCTACATCCAGCGCGTGGCGGTCTCCTCCACCATGGGCCCGGGCGTCAAGGTCGAGCCGGGCACATTGCTCGGCTAG
- the rplL gene encoding 50S ribosomal protein L7/L12: MADLQKIVDDLSSLTVLEAAELAKLLEEKWGVSAAAAVAVAGPAGGGAAAAPVEEKTDFTVVLASAGEKKIEVIKEVRAITGLGLKEAKDLVEGAPKPVKEGVNKEEADKLKAQLEKAGAKVELK; this comes from the coding sequence ATGGCTGACCTACAGAAAATCGTCGACGACCTCTCGAGCCTCACTGTGCTCGAAGCTGCCGAGCTCGCGAAGCTCCTCGAAGAAAAGTGGGGCGTTTCCGCCGCTGCCGCCGTGGCGGTTGCCGGACCCGCGGGTGGCGGCGCCGCCGCTGCTCCGGTTGAAGAAAAGACCGACTTCACCGTCGTTCTCGCTTCCGCCGGCGAAAAGAAGATCGAAGTCATCAAGGAAGTCCGCGCCATCACCGGCCTGGGCCTCAAGGAAGCCAAGGACCTCGTCGAAGGCGCGCCCAAGCCGGTCAAGGAAGGCGTGAACAAGGAAGAGGCCGACAAACTCAAGGCCCAGCTCGAAAAGGCTGGCGCCAAGGTCGAGTTGAAGTAA
- the sigJ gene encoding RNA polymerase sigma factor SigJ, which translates to MSSNRPHDDPLAPHRGRLLGLAYRMLGSRSDAEDVVQDAYLRFAGAEDVRNAEALLVTVVTRLCLDRLRSAKAQREIYVGPWLPEPAFDAESLSVEAATELADDLSFALLLALDRLSPMERAAFLLHDVFDTPFSEIAAMLDHSEAACRQLASRARRAVRDNRPAPAAAPDSHARLLHAFSEAVTSGDVSRLAELLREDAVAITDGGGRKFAARNPIVGKDKVARFFVGIAGKTAGQDVRIEPAVINGAIGALLYLDGELDLTLSMAIDGEKIAAIYVVRNPDKLRHVPAGTAH; encoded by the coding sequence ATGTCGTCAAACAGGCCGCATGACGACCCGCTGGCGCCCCATCGCGGGCGCCTGCTCGGGCTCGCCTATCGCATGCTCGGCAGCCGCAGCGACGCCGAAGACGTCGTGCAGGACGCCTATCTCCGCTTTGCCGGCGCCGAGGATGTCCGCAACGCGGAAGCGCTTCTCGTCACCGTCGTGACCCGGCTCTGCCTCGATCGCCTGAGGAGCGCAAAGGCGCAGCGGGAGATCTATGTCGGGCCCTGGCTCCCGGAACCGGCGTTCGACGCGGAAAGTCTGTCGGTCGAAGCCGCCACCGAACTGGCTGACGATCTATCGTTCGCCCTGTTGCTGGCGTTGGACCGGCTTTCCCCGATGGAGCGCGCGGCCTTCCTGCTTCACGATGTGTTCGACACGCCGTTTTCCGAAATCGCCGCGATGCTCGACCATAGCGAGGCCGCCTGCCGTCAGCTTGCCTCGCGCGCCCGCCGAGCGGTGCGCGACAACCGCCCGGCGCCTGCGGCCGCGCCGGACAGTCACGCGCGCCTGCTGCATGCTTTCAGCGAAGCAGTTACCAGCGGTGACGTCAGCCGGCTGGCCGAATTGCTGCGCGAGGATGCGGTTGCAATCACCGATGGCGGCGGCCGCAAGTTCGCGGCGCGCAATCCGATTGTCGGGAAAGACAAGGTCGCCCGCTTCTTCGTCGGTATTGCCGGCAAAACTGCCGGCCAGGACGTCCGTATCGAGCCGGCTGTCATCAACGGCGCCATTGGCGCGCTACTCTATCTGGATGGCGAACTCGACCTCACCCTGAGCATGGCGATCGATGGCGAGAAAATCGCTGCGATCTACGTCGTCCGCAATCCCGACAAGCTGCGCCACGTGCCGGCCGGCACGGCGCACTGA